The window TGGTGTCCGGCAGGGAGAGGGCGATACGGCGTACGTCTTCGGCATCCGGCATGCCACGCACCGTAGCCCCTGCCACTGACAGTCACCCGGTCGCGGCGCTCCCCCGCCCGGGCCCCGGAGCGGCCGTCCGCTTGAAGTACAGGGTGGTGCCGCGGAGTTCGCCGGCCGGGGTCAGGGCGTAGTCGGGGATGGTGCCGGCCTCGGTCCAGCCGGCCGAGCGGTACAGGTGCTCGGCCGGGCTCCCGGTCTCGGTGTCGAGGTGCAGCAGGGTGATGCCGTCGGCCGCGGCCGCGTGCTCGGCGGTGGCGAGCAGGCGCCGGCCGAGGCCCTGCCCGCGCGCGGAGCGGTGCACCATCAGCTTCACGAGTTCCGCGCGGTGACGGCTGTTGGGCTTGCCGGGGCGGGCGAGGGAGACGGTGCCGGCCACGCGCCCGGCGCCGTCGACGGCCACCCATACGGCGAGCCGGCCCGCGGCCGCGTCGTCCGCGCGCTCCCGCCACCATGCGGCGGCCTCCGCGCGCGTCAGCGGTGCGAGGAAGCCGACGGAGGCACCGCCGGCCACGGTGTCGGTGAGCAGCGCGGCCAGTTCCGCCGCGCGGTCCCGCAGCTCCGCTCCGGACCAGCGCACCACCCTCACGGCCGCACCACCGCCAGCACGTACCGGGCCGTGCCGGGTCCGGCGCACCGGAAACGGGTCGGGCCGTGGACGCGCATCCGCAGGCAGTCGCCGGTGCCGAGGCGGTGGGCCCGCTCGCCGTCGGTCACCTCCAGGGTGCCGTCCAGCACCCACAGATGCTGTTCGAGGCCGGGTACGGGCGGGCGGTCGTAGGCGATGTCGGCGCCCGGGGCGAGCCGGCCCTCGACCAGTTCGCCACGCAGTCCGGCGTGCGGCGGGGACACGGAGCGCCGGACGAACCCCGAGGCACGGTCCTCCCACACCTGCTGCTCGGCGGCCCGCACGAGCGGGACCGGCCCCGCCTCGACCTCGCTGAGCAGCTGGGACATGGTGCGGCCGTAGACCTGACACAGGCGGTTGAGCAGGGCGGCGGTGGGGCTGGTCTCCGCGCGTTCGGCTCGCGAGAGGGTGGAGCGGCTCACTCCGCTGCGCTCCGCCAACTCGCCCAGCGACCAGCCGTGCTGGGCGCGCAGGGCGGCCAGCCGGGCACCGATGCGGACGTCGACCGCGTCCGGGTCCTCGCTTCTCACATCCGGGACGATATCCCGGATGTGAGACGGGCGTGTTACGGAGGGCTCACGGCCGCGCGGCCACTCCGAGGGCCTCCAGCACCGGCCGGATCAGCGGGTGTCCCTCGGCTCCCCGGCGTACCGCGGCGAAGACGCGGCGGGTCGGGGCCTCTCCGTCGACCGGGCGGACGACCACGCCCGTGAGGTCCATACCGCGCAGCGCGGAGCGCGGTACGAGCGCCACACCGGCGTCGGCCGAGGCGAGGGCGACGACGGCGCGGAAGTCGTCGGAGGAGTGCTCCAGCCGGGGCTGGAAGCCGGCGCTCTCGCAGGCGAGCACGACCACGTCGTGGCAGGGGTTGCCCGGGTAGGGCCCGATCCACGGGTCCTTCGCCAGCTCGGCCAGGGGCACCTCGGCGTGGTCCGCGAGGCGGTGGCCGACCGGCACGACGGCGTCGAACGGCTCGGCGTACAGCGGGACATGGGTGAGCCGGGGGTCGTCGGCGGACGGGGCGCCCCGGTACTCCACGGCGACCGCCACGTCGACCTGGCGGTCCAGCACCATCGGCAGGCTGGCGTCGCCCTCGGCGTCCTGGACACGGATGCTTATGCCGGGTGCGCGGGACGCGAGACGGGCCACGGCCGGGGCCACCACCTGGGCGATGCCGGTGGCGAAGGCGGCCACGGTGACCGTGCCCGCCTCGCCCGAGCCGTAGGCGGCCAGCTCGGCCTCGGCCCGCTCCAGCTGGGCGAGGACCGCGTTGGTGTGGCTGAGCAGGATCTCGCCGGCCGGGGTGAGCCGTACGCCCTTGGCGCCGCGCTCGACCAGGCGGTGGCCGGTTTCCTGCTCCAGGGCCGTCAGCTGCTGGGAGACGGCCGAGGGGGTGAGGTACAGCGCGGCGGCCGCCGCGGTGACCGTGCGGTGGTCGGCCACCGCACGGAGGATGTGGAGCCGCCGTGCCTCGATCATGCCCCCGATTATTCCAGGGTGTCCGCCCTGGTCAGCCCTCCAGCTCGGCACGGGCCGCGACGAAGGCGTCGACGGCGCGGTCGACGTCGGCCGTGGAGTGCGCGGCGGACAGCTGGACGCGGATGCGGGCCTGGCCCTGCGGGACGACCGGGTAGGAGAAGCCGATCACGTACACCCCGCGCTCCAGCAGGAGTTCGGCCATACGGCCCGCCTCGGTCGCGTCGCCGATCATGACCGGGGCGATGGCGTGGTCGCCGGGGAGGATGTCGAAGCCCTCCTCGGTCATCCGGCGGCGGAACAGCGCGGTGTTCTCGGTGAGCCTGACGCGCAGGTCGTCGGCGGACTCCAGCAGGTCCAGGACCTTCAGGGAGGCGGCGGCGATCACCGGGGCGAGGGTGTTGGAGAACAGGTACGGGCGGGAGCGCTGGCGCAGCAGGGCGACGATCTCGGCGCGGGCGGCGACGTAGCCGCCGGAGGCACCGCCGAGGGCCTTGCCGAGGGTGCCGGTGATGATGTCCACGCGGTCCATGACGCCGTGCAGCTCGGGCGTGCCGCGGCCGGAGGGGCCGACGAAGCCGACGGCGTGCGAGTCGTCGACCATGACCATGGCGTCGTAGCGGTCGGCGAGGTCGCAGATCTCGCGCAGCGGCGCCACGTAGCCGTCCATGGAGAAGACGCCGTCGGTGACGATCAGCCGGCGCCGGGCGTCGGACGCCTCCTTGAGCTTCGCCTCCAGGTCCGCGAGGTCGCGGTTGGCGTAGCGGAAGCGCCGGGCCTTGGACAGGCGGATGCCGTCGATGATGGAGGCGTGGTTGAGGGCGTCGGAGATCACCGCGTCCTCCTCGCCGAGCAGCGTCTCGAAGACACCGCCGTTGGCGTCGAAGCAGGAGGAGTAGAGGATCGTGTCCTCCTGGCCGAGGAAGCCGGACAGCCGCGCCTCCAGCTCCTTGTGCACCTCCTGGGTGCCGCAGATGAAGCGGACGGAGGCCATGCCGTAGCCCCAGCGGTCCAGGGCCTCGTGGGCGGCGGAGACCACCTCGGGGTGGTCGGCCAGGCCGAGGTAGTTGTTGGCGCAGAAGTTGAGGACCTCGCCGGGGCGGCCGCCGGCGGTGACGTTGACGGTCGCGGACTGCGGGGTGCCGATGACCCGCTCGGGCTTGTGCAGGCCGGCGGCACGGATCTCGTCGAGGGTGGCGCGCAGGTCGTCGCGGACGGTGTCGAACATGGGGGCTCCTGAAAGTGCTGGCGGGTGTGCGCGGACTGCGGCTCAGACGGTCCAGTCGAGGATGATCTTGCCGCCCTTGCCGCTCGCGGCGTCGGCGAAGGCGGCCTCGAAGTCGCGGTAGCCGTACCGGCCGGTGATCACCGGGGCGAGGTCCAGACCGCCCTCCAGCAGCACCGACATCGCGTACCAGGTCTCGAACATCTCGCGGCCGTAGATGCCCTTGATGGTGATCATCGAGGTGACGATGCGCGACCAGTCGACCGGGAACTCCTCGGCCGGCAGGCCGAGCATGGCGATCCGGCCGCCGTGCGTCATGTTGGCGATCATGTCGCGCATGGCCTCCGGACGGCCGGACATCTCCAGGCCGATGTCGAAGCCCTCGCGCAGCCCCAGCTCCCGCTGTCCGTCGGCGATCGTCGTCTCGGCGACGTTCAGCGCGAGGCTCGCGCCGATCTTGCGGGCCAGCTCCAGGCGCTCCTCGCTGACGTCGGTGACGACGACGTTGCGGGCGCCGGCGTGCCGGGCCACCGCGGCGGCCATCAGGCCGATCGGGCCGGCACCGGTGATCAGGACGTCCTCGCCGACCAGCGGGAAGGACAGCGCGGTGTGCACGGCGTTGCCGAACGGGTCGAAGATGGCGGCGACGTCGAGGTCGACGGGGACCCGGTGCACCCACACGTTGGACGCGGGCAGGGCGACGTACTCGGCGAACGCGCCGTCGCGGCCGACGCCGAGGCCGACGGTGGCCCGGCACAGGTGCCGGCGTCCGGCCAGGCAGTTACGGCATTTGCCGCACACCAGATGGCCCTCACCGCTCACCCGGTCGCCGATGCGGATGTCGCTCACGTCGCGCCCCACCTCGACGACCTGCCCGACGAACTCGTGCCCGACCACGAGCGGGGTGCTGATCGCCTGCTGCGCCCAGCCGTCCCAGGCCCGGATGTGCAGGTCGGTGCCGCAGATACCGGTCCGCATGACCTTGATCAGCACGTCACCGGGCCCGATGGCGGGCTCCGGGACGTCCGTCAGCCAGAGTCCCGGCTCCGCCTTCTCCTTGACCAGCGCCTTCACGCGTACGGCTCCTGTGGGTGAGGCCCGGGCGGCGGGCATGCGAAGAAGCCCGCACCGGGTCAGAGGGGTGGAATCACCCTGCAATCTGCCGTATGCGCGGGCGGTGGTCCATCGAGCTTTTCTTAACCGGCGCCTCAGCTTTCCTACACGCCCCGCGCGTGCCCCTGCACGAGCCCGCTCGCATCCCGCGCGCGAAGGCTCGCGCTTCAGAGCGGCAGACCGTCCGCGGCGCTGCGTTCGAGGCGTACGACGAGGTCGGCGGCGAGTGCCTTGATGGTCTCCAGGCCCTCTCGGCCCCAGACCCGGGGCGCGGTGTCGGCGGCACACACGGTGCCGAGCGCCATTCCGGAGCTGTCGATCAGGGGGGCGCCGAGATAGGAGTGGATGCCGTAGTCGTCGACCACCGGGTTGCCTGCGAACCGCGGGTAGTCGCGGACGTCCTCCAGCACCAGCGCCTTGCGGCGGACCACCACATGGGGGCAGAACCCGTGGTCGCGGGGCAGGACCCGGCCCAGTTCGGCCCGGGTACCGTCCTCCCGGACGGCCGGGGCGACGGCGGGGGCGCTCAGGCCCGCGAAGAACTGGTGGTCCTCGCCGATGAAGTTGACCATGGCGTACGGCGCGCCGGCGAGCCGTCCGAGGTGCTCGGCGAACGCGTCGAGCGCGGGGGCGGGCCGGTCCGCGAGGCCGAGCCGGCGCAACCGGTGGACCCGGGCGGGGGCCTCCTTGTCCTCGGGGGTGAGCAGCAGCCCCCGGACCGGCCGGGGCGGCTCGTAGCTCATGGCCGGGCTCCGTCGCAGTGGGCGTACCTCATATAGGGGCTCCGTGAGCGGTAGGGCGGAATCACCTGTGGGCGCCTCGGGTGGGCGCGGGCTCGGGGGTGTGGGCGAGGAGGTGGCGTACGAGGGTGAGCAGGGTCTGCACGCCGGAGCTGGAGATCCGGGCGTCGCAGCGGACGACGGGGACCTCAGGGTCGAGGTCGATGGCGGCCCGCACCTCCTCGGGGCCGTAGCGGTACCCGCCGTCGAACTCGTTGACGGCGACGATGAAGGCGAGCCCGCGCTCCTCGAAGAAGTCCACGGCGGCGAAGCAGTCCTGCAGCCGGCGGGTGTCGGCGAGGATCACCGCGCCGAGCGCGCCCTCGGACAGCTCGTCCCACATGAACCAGAACCGCTCCTGTCCCGGCGTGCCGAACAGGTACAGCACGTGCTCCGGATCGAGGGTGATCCGGCCGAAGTCCATCGCGACGGTCGTCTCCATCTTGTTCTCGATGCCGTCGAGATTGTCGGTGGCGGCGCCGACCGTGGTGAGCAGCTCCTCCGTGCTGAGCGGTGCGATCTCGCTGACCGCTCCCACGAAGGTCGTCTTGCCGACCCCGAATCCGCCCGCCACCAGGATCTTGAGCGCGGTGGGGAACGGGTCAGAGCTGTCGTCGTAGTCCATCGAGCACTGCCTCCAGCAGAGACCGGTCAGTGGGAGTGTGGTGGAAGGCGGGCGGCTTGGTGGTCAGCGCACCGCAGTCGACCAGGTCCGAGAGCAGCACCTTGGTGACCACGGCGGGCAGCTTCAGCTGCGCGGCGACCTCGGCGACCGAGACGGGCGCGCGGCACAGGTCGAGGGCCTGTGCGTGCTCGGGCCCGAGGTAGCCGAGCGGGGTCACCCCCGTGGACATCACCTGGGACATCAGGTCGAGGGCGATGCTCGGCTCGGTCCGGCCGTTGCTGACCGTGAAGGGGCGCACCAGCCGTCCGGCCGCGTCGTCCAGCCAGGGTCCGTCGCCGGCTGCGGCCACGCTCAAGGCCTCGTCGCCGAGGGTTCGACGGCGTGCTGCCGGGGGGCGGTCACCAGGTACGGGCGGACGCTCTTGACCAGCATCGCCATC of the Streptomyces sp. 1222.5 genome contains:
- a CDS encoding GNAT family N-acetyltransferase — its product is MVRWSGAELRDRAAELAALLTDTVAGGASVGFLAPLTRAEAAAWWRERADDAAAGRLAVWVAVDGAGRVAGTVSLARPGKPNSRHRAELVKLMVHRSARGQGLGRRLLATAEHAAAADGITLLHLDTETGSPAEHLYRSAGWTEAGTIPDYALTPAGELRGTTLYFKRTAAPGPGRGSAATG
- a CDS encoding helix-turn-helix domain-containing protein; its protein translation is MRSEDPDAVDVRIGARLAALRAQHGWSLGELAERSGVSRSTLSRAERAETSPTAALLNRLCQVYGRTMSQLLSEVEAGPVPLVRAAEQQVWEDRASGFVRRSVSPPHAGLRGELVEGRLAPGADIAYDRPPVPGLEQHLWVLDGTLEVTDGERAHRLGTGDCLRMRVHGPTRFRCAGPGTARYVLAVVRP
- a CDS encoding LysR family transcriptional regulator; translation: MIEARRLHILRAVADHRTVTAAAAALYLTPSAVSQQLTALEQETGHRLVERGAKGVRLTPAGEILLSHTNAVLAQLERAEAELAAYGSGEAGTVTVAAFATGIAQVVAPAVARLASRAPGISIRVQDAEGDASLPMVLDRQVDVAVAVEYRGAPSADDPRLTHVPLYAEPFDAVVPVGHRLADHAEVPLAELAKDPWIGPYPGNPCHDVVVLACESAGFQPRLEHSSDDFRAVVALASADAGVALVPRSALRGMDLTGVVVRPVDGEAPTRRVFAAVRRGAEGHPLIRPVLEALGVAARP
- a CDS encoding glycine C-acetyltransferase, producing MFDTVRDDLRATLDEIRAAGLHKPERVIGTPQSATVNVTAGGRPGEVLNFCANNYLGLADHPEVVSAAHEALDRWGYGMASVRFICGTQEVHKELEARLSGFLGQEDTILYSSCFDANGGVFETLLGEEDAVISDALNHASIIDGIRLSKARRFRYANRDLADLEAKLKEASDARRRLIVTDGVFSMDGYVAPLREICDLADRYDAMVMVDDSHAVGFVGPSGRGTPELHGVMDRVDIITGTLGKALGGASGGYVAARAEIVALLRQRSRPYLFSNTLAPVIAAASLKVLDLLESADDLRVRLTENTALFRRRMTEEGFDILPGDHAIAPVMIGDATEAGRMAELLLERGVYVIGFSYPVVPQGQARIRVQLSAAHSTADVDRAVDAFVAARAELEG
- the tdh gene encoding L-threonine 3-dehydrogenase; its protein translation is MKALVKEKAEPGLWLTDVPEPAIGPGDVLIKVMRTGICGTDLHIRAWDGWAQQAISTPLVVGHEFVGQVVEVGRDVSDIRIGDRVSGEGHLVCGKCRNCLAGRRHLCRATVGLGVGRDGAFAEYVALPASNVWVHRVPVDLDVAAIFDPFGNAVHTALSFPLVGEDVLITGAGPIGLMAAAVARHAGARNVVVTDVSEERLELARKIGASLALNVAETTIADGQRELGLREGFDIGLEMSGRPEAMRDMIANMTHGGRIAMLGLPAEEFPVDWSRIVTSMITIKGIYGREMFETWYAMSVLLEGGLDLAPVITGRYGYRDFEAAFADAASGKGGKIILDWTV
- a CDS encoding GAF domain-containing protein, whose product is MSYEPPRPVRGLLLTPEDKEAPARVHRLRRLGLADRPAPALDAFAEHLGRLAGAPYAMVNFIGEDHQFFAGLSAPAVAPAVREDGTRAELGRVLPRDHGFCPHVVVRRKALVLEDVRDYPRFAGNPVVDDYGIHSYLGAPLIDSSGMALGTVCAADTAPRVWGREGLETIKALAADLVVRLERSAADGLPL
- a CDS encoding ATP/GTP-binding protein, which translates into the protein MDYDDSSDPFPTALKILVAGGFGVGKTTFVGAVSEIAPLSTEELLTTVGAATDNLDGIENKMETTVAMDFGRITLDPEHVLYLFGTPGQERFWFMWDELSEGALGAVILADTRRLQDCFAAVDFFEERGLAFIVAVNEFDGGYRYGPEEVRAAIDLDPEVPVVRCDARISSSGVQTLLTLVRHLLAHTPEPAPTRGAHR
- a CDS encoding DUF742 domain-containing protein produces the protein MAAAGDGPWLDDAAGRLVRPFTVSNGRTEPSIALDLMSQVMSTGVTPLGYLGPEHAQALDLCRAPVSVAEVAAQLKLPAVVTKVLLSDLVDCGALTTKPPAFHHTPTDRSLLEAVLDGLRRQL